Proteins encoded in a region of the Canis lupus familiaris isolate Mischka breed German Shepherd chromosome 1, alternate assembly UU_Cfam_GSD_1.0, whole genome shotgun sequence genome:
- the FAM98C gene encoding protein FAM98C isoform X7, producing MEGAEAEAREGAAVARDLQALGYEGFSGATSRGTSCPDFRALCARLAAELATLGALERERGESAEALRAGDGFLCSELQAARLLRLYPRLDPSPAQPCGEESEEGAGMVQELVLTLQALGLPRPTPGTAASRLLWELHDKPQTTFSHQISELLPSLPPGFLQPLLSSPLDAPRWEALESLCQRLGDQYCSRRCLLLKRLDLTTSSFHWSDRAEAQGEAMKAVLIPIREALTPESNVSIAHILAAREDLSRLIPATSKAVRRGTCCAINKVLMGNVPDRGGRPNELEAPMPTWQSRREDGGGRKAGRQSWGRKKKKK from the exons ATGGAGGGGGCGGAGGCGGAAGCGCGGGAGGGGGCCGCCGTGGCCCGGGACCTGCAGGCCTTGGG GTATGAGGGCTTCTCGGGGGCGACGTCGCGGGGCACCTCGTGTCCGGACTTCAGGGCGCTGTGCGCGCGGCTGGCGGCGGAGCTGGCGACGCTGGGCGCCCTGGAGCGGGAGCGAGGGGAGAGCGCGGAGGCGCTGAGGGCCGGCGACG GCTTTCTCTGCTCTGAACTCCAGGCTGCCCGCCTCCTCCGTCTCTACCCCCGGCTGGACCCCAGCCCCGCACAGCCCTGTGGGGAAGAGAGCGAGGAGGGAGCTGGCATGGTCCAGGAACTGGTCCTTACCCTCCAAGCTCTGGGGCTGCCCAGACCGACGCCTGGGACCGCCGCCAGCCGGCTGCTGTGGGAGTTGCATGACAAG CCTCAGACTACCTTCTCCCATCAGATCTCTGAGCTgctgccttccctgcccccagggtTCCTGCAGCCCCTCCTCAGCTCCCCACTGGACGCCCCCAGATGG GAGGCATTGGAGTCTCTGTGCCAAAGGCTGGGAGATCAGTACTGCTCTCGCCGCTGCCTGCTCCTGAAGCGCCTGGACCTCACGACATCTTCTTTCCACTGGAGTGATAGGGCAGAG GCCCAAGGAGAAGCCATGAAGGCAGTGCTGATCCCAATTCGAGAGGCTCTGACCCCAGAATCAAATGTCTCCATCGCACATATCCTGGCTGCCCGAGAGGACCTGTCTCGTCTTATCCCAGCCACCAGCAAGGCTGTCCGCCGAGGGACCTGCTGTGCCATCAACAAG GTGCTTATGGGCAACGTGCCTGACCGGGGGGGCCGTCCAAATGAGCTGGAGGCTCCCATGCCCACCTGGCAGAGCAGAAGAGAGGATGGTGGTGGGCGGAAGGCAGGCCGCCAGAGCTGGGGTcgcaagaagaagaagaagtaa
- the FAM98C gene encoding protein FAM98C isoform X5, which produces MEGAEAEAREGAAVARDLQALGYEGFSGATSRGTSCPDFRALCARLAAELATLGALERERGESAEALRAGDGPGAEEGFLRQLAGLLRELRCPDRALCGGDGVAALREPGASLRLLRFLCSELQAARLLRLYPRLDPSPAQPCGEESEEGAGMVQELVLTLQALGLPRPTPGTAASRLLWELHDKPQTTFSHQISELLPSLPPGFLQPLLSSPLDAPRWEALESLCQRLGDQYCSRRCLLLKRLDLTTSSFHWSDRAEAQGEAMKAVLIPIREALTPESNVSIAHILAAREDLSRLIPATSKAVRRGTCCAINKVLMGNVPDRGGRPNELEAPMPTWQSRREDGGGRKAGRQSWGRKKKKK; this is translated from the exons ATGGAGGGGGCGGAGGCGGAAGCGCGGGAGGGGGCCGCCGTGGCCCGGGACCTGCAGGCCTTGGG GTATGAGGGCTTCTCGGGGGCGACGTCGCGGGGCACCTCGTGTCCGGACTTCAGGGCGCTGTGCGCGCGGCTGGCGGCGGAGCTGGCGACGCTGGGCGCCCTGGAGCGGGAGCGAGGGGAGAGCGCGGAGGCGCTGAGGGCCGGCGACG GCCCCGGCGCCGAGGAGGGATTCCTGCGACAGTTGGCCGGCCTGCTGCGGGAGCTGCGCTGCCCGGACCGCGCGCTCTGCGGCGGAGACGGCGTGGCCGCGCTGCGGGAGCCCGGCGCGAGCCTGCGCCTGCTGC GCTTTCTCTGCTCTGAACTCCAGGCTGCCCGCCTCCTCCGTCTCTACCCCCGGCTGGACCCCAGCCCCGCACAGCCCTGTGGGGAAGAGAGCGAGGAGGGAGCTGGCATGGTCCAGGAACTGGTCCTTACCCTCCAAGCTCTGGGGCTGCCCAGACCGACGCCTGGGACCGCCGCCAGCCGGCTGCTGTGGGAGTTGCATGACAAG CCTCAGACTACCTTCTCCCATCAGATCTCTGAGCTgctgccttccctgcccccagggtTCCTGCAGCCCCTCCTCAGCTCCCCACTGGACGCCCCCAGATGG GAGGCATTGGAGTCTCTGTGCCAAAGGCTGGGAGATCAGTACTGCTCTCGCCGCTGCCTGCTCCTGAAGCGCCTGGACCTCACGACATCTTCTTTCCACTGGAGTGATAGGGCAGAG GCCCAAGGAGAAGCCATGAAGGCAGTGCTGATCCCAATTCGAGAGGCTCTGACCCCAGAATCAAATGTCTCCATCGCACATATCCTGGCTGCCCGAGAGGACCTGTCTCGTCTTATCCCAGCCACCAGCAAGGCTGTCCGCCGAGGGACCTGCTGTGCCATCAACAAG GTGCTTATGGGCAACGTGCCTGACCGGGGGGGCCGTCCAAATGAGCTGGAGGCTCCCATGCCCACCTGGCAGAGCAGAAGAGAGGATGGTGGTGGGCGGAAGGCAGGCCGCCAGAGCTGGGGTcgcaagaagaagaagaagtaa
- the FAM98C gene encoding protein FAM98C isoform X6, producing MEGAEAEAREGAAVARDLQALGYEGFSGATSRGTSCPDFRALCARLAAELATLGALERERGESAEALRAGDGPGAEEGFLRQLAGLLRELRCPDRALCGGDGVAALREPGASLRLLRFLCSELQAARLLRLYPRLDPSPAQPCGEESEEGAGMVQELVLTLQALGLPRPTPGTAASRLLWELHDKISELLPSLPPGFLQPLLSSPLDAPRWEALESLCQRLGDQYCSRRCLLLKRLDLTTSSFHWSDRAEAQGEAMKAVLIPIREALTPESNVSIAHILAAREDLSRLIPATSKAVRRGTCCAINKVLMGNVPDRGGRPNELEAPMPTWQSRREDGGGRKAGRQSWGRKKKKK from the exons ATGGAGGGGGCGGAGGCGGAAGCGCGGGAGGGGGCCGCCGTGGCCCGGGACCTGCAGGCCTTGGG GTATGAGGGCTTCTCGGGGGCGACGTCGCGGGGCACCTCGTGTCCGGACTTCAGGGCGCTGTGCGCGCGGCTGGCGGCGGAGCTGGCGACGCTGGGCGCCCTGGAGCGGGAGCGAGGGGAGAGCGCGGAGGCGCTGAGGGCCGGCGACG GCCCCGGCGCCGAGGAGGGATTCCTGCGACAGTTGGCCGGCCTGCTGCGGGAGCTGCGCTGCCCGGACCGCGCGCTCTGCGGCGGAGACGGCGTGGCCGCGCTGCGGGAGCCCGGCGCGAGCCTGCGCCTGCTGC GCTTTCTCTGCTCTGAACTCCAGGCTGCCCGCCTCCTCCGTCTCTACCCCCGGCTGGACCCCAGCCCCGCACAGCCCTGTGGGGAAGAGAGCGAGGAGGGAGCTGGCATGGTCCAGGAACTGGTCCTTACCCTCCAAGCTCTGGGGCTGCCCAGACCGACGCCTGGGACCGCCGCCAGCCGGCTGCTGTGGGAGTTGCATGACAAG ATCTCTGAGCTgctgccttccctgcccccagggtTCCTGCAGCCCCTCCTCAGCTCCCCACTGGACGCCCCCAGATGG GAGGCATTGGAGTCTCTGTGCCAAAGGCTGGGAGATCAGTACTGCTCTCGCCGCTGCCTGCTCCTGAAGCGCCTGGACCTCACGACATCTTCTTTCCACTGGAGTGATAGGGCAGAG GCCCAAGGAGAAGCCATGAAGGCAGTGCTGATCCCAATTCGAGAGGCTCTGACCCCAGAATCAAATGTCTCCATCGCACATATCCTGGCTGCCCGAGAGGACCTGTCTCGTCTTATCCCAGCCACCAGCAAGGCTGTCCGCCGAGGGACCTGCTGTGCCATCAACAAG GTGCTTATGGGCAACGTGCCTGACCGGGGGGGCCGTCCAAATGAGCTGGAGGCTCCCATGCCCACCTGGCAGAGCAGAAGAGAGGATGGTGGTGGGCGGAAGGCAGGCCGCCAGAGCTGGGGTcgcaagaagaagaagaagtaa
- the FAM98C gene encoding protein FAM98C isoform X4: MEGAEAEAREGAAVARDLQALGYEGFSGATSRGTSCPDFRALCARLAAELATLGALERERGESAEALRAGDGPGAEEGFLRQLAGLLRELRCPDRALCGGDGVAALREPGASLRLLREPGMRKGRPGLRRGGPGAAKWSRGFLCSELQAARLLRLYPRLDPSPAQPCGEESEEGAGMVQELVLTLQALGLPRPTPGTAASRLLWELHDKISELLPSLPPGFLQPLLSSPLDAPRWALESLCQRLGDQYCSRRCLLLKRLDLTTSSFHWSDRAEAQGEAMKAVLIPIREALTPESNVSIAHILAAREDLSRLIPATSKAVRRGTCCAINKVLMGNVPDRGGRPNELEAPMPTWQSRREDGGGRKAGRQSWGRKKKKK; the protein is encoded by the exons ATGGAGGGGGCGGAGGCGGAAGCGCGGGAGGGGGCCGCCGTGGCCCGGGACCTGCAGGCCTTGGG GTATGAGGGCTTCTCGGGGGCGACGTCGCGGGGCACCTCGTGTCCGGACTTCAGGGCGCTGTGCGCGCGGCTGGCGGCGGAGCTGGCGACGCTGGGCGCCCTGGAGCGGGAGCGAGGGGAGAGCGCGGAGGCGCTGAGGGCCGGCGACG GCCCCGGCGCCGAGGAGGGATTCCTGCGACAGTTGGCCGGCCTGCTGCGGGAGCTGCGCTGCCCGGACCGCGCGCTCTGCGGCGGAGACGGCGTGGCCGCGCTGCGGGAGCCCGGCGCGAGCCTGCGCCTGCTGCGTGAGCCGGGGATGCGGAAGGGGCGGCCCGGCCTCCGGAGGGGCGGGCCCGGCGCCGCCAAGTGGAGCCGGG GCTTTCTCTGCTCTGAACTCCAGGCTGCCCGCCTCCTCCGTCTCTACCCCCGGCTGGACCCCAGCCCCGCACAGCCCTGTGGGGAAGAGAGCGAGGAGGGAGCTGGCATGGTCCAGGAACTGGTCCTTACCCTCCAAGCTCTGGGGCTGCCCAGACCGACGCCTGGGACCGCCGCCAGCCGGCTGCTGTGGGAGTTGCATGACAAG ATCTCTGAGCTgctgccttccctgcccccagggtTCCTGCAGCCCCTCCTCAGCTCCCCACTGGACGCCCCCAGATGG GCATTGGAGTCTCTGTGCCAAAGGCTGGGAGATCAGTACTGCTCTCGCCGCTGCCTGCTCCTGAAGCGCCTGGACCTCACGACATCTTCTTTCCACTGGAGTGATAGGGCAGAG GCCCAAGGAGAAGCCATGAAGGCAGTGCTGATCCCAATTCGAGAGGCTCTGACCCCAGAATCAAATGTCTCCATCGCACATATCCTGGCTGCCCGAGAGGACCTGTCTCGTCTTATCCCAGCCACCAGCAAGGCTGTCCGCCGAGGGACCTGCTGTGCCATCAACAAG GTGCTTATGGGCAACGTGCCTGACCGGGGGGGCCGTCCAAATGAGCTGGAGGCTCCCATGCCCACCTGGCAGAGCAGAAGAGAGGATGGTGGTGGGCGGAAGGCAGGCCGCCAGAGCTGGGGTcgcaagaagaagaagaagtaa
- the FAM98C gene encoding protein FAM98C isoform X3 — MEGAEAEAREGAAVARDLQALGYEGFSGATSRGTSCPDFRALCARLAAELATLGALERERGESAEALRAGDGPGAEEGFLRQLAGLLRELRCPDRALCGGDGVAALREPGASLRLLREPGMRKGRPGLRRGGPGAAKWSRGFLCSELQAARLLRLYPRLDPSPAQPCGEESEEGAGMVQELVLTLQALGLPRPTPGTAASRLLWELHDKISELLPSLPPGFLQPLLSSPLDAPRWEALESLCQRLGDQYCSRRCLLLKRLDLTTSSFHWSDRAEAQGEAMKAVLIPIREALTPESNVSIAHILAAREDLSRLIPATSKAVRRGTCCAINKVLMGNVPDRGGRPNELEAPMPTWQSRREDGGGRKAGRQSWGRKKKKK, encoded by the exons ATGGAGGGGGCGGAGGCGGAAGCGCGGGAGGGGGCCGCCGTGGCCCGGGACCTGCAGGCCTTGGG GTATGAGGGCTTCTCGGGGGCGACGTCGCGGGGCACCTCGTGTCCGGACTTCAGGGCGCTGTGCGCGCGGCTGGCGGCGGAGCTGGCGACGCTGGGCGCCCTGGAGCGGGAGCGAGGGGAGAGCGCGGAGGCGCTGAGGGCCGGCGACG GCCCCGGCGCCGAGGAGGGATTCCTGCGACAGTTGGCCGGCCTGCTGCGGGAGCTGCGCTGCCCGGACCGCGCGCTCTGCGGCGGAGACGGCGTGGCCGCGCTGCGGGAGCCCGGCGCGAGCCTGCGCCTGCTGCGTGAGCCGGGGATGCGGAAGGGGCGGCCCGGCCTCCGGAGGGGCGGGCCCGGCGCCGCCAAGTGGAGCCGGG GCTTTCTCTGCTCTGAACTCCAGGCTGCCCGCCTCCTCCGTCTCTACCCCCGGCTGGACCCCAGCCCCGCACAGCCCTGTGGGGAAGAGAGCGAGGAGGGAGCTGGCATGGTCCAGGAACTGGTCCTTACCCTCCAAGCTCTGGGGCTGCCCAGACCGACGCCTGGGACCGCCGCCAGCCGGCTGCTGTGGGAGTTGCATGACAAG ATCTCTGAGCTgctgccttccctgcccccagggtTCCTGCAGCCCCTCCTCAGCTCCCCACTGGACGCCCCCAGATGG GAGGCATTGGAGTCTCTGTGCCAAAGGCTGGGAGATCAGTACTGCTCTCGCCGCTGCCTGCTCCTGAAGCGCCTGGACCTCACGACATCTTCTTTCCACTGGAGTGATAGGGCAGAG GCCCAAGGAGAAGCCATGAAGGCAGTGCTGATCCCAATTCGAGAGGCTCTGACCCCAGAATCAAATGTCTCCATCGCACATATCCTGGCTGCCCGAGAGGACCTGTCTCGTCTTATCCCAGCCACCAGCAAGGCTGTCCGCCGAGGGACCTGCTGTGCCATCAACAAG GTGCTTATGGGCAACGTGCCTGACCGGGGGGGCCGTCCAAATGAGCTGGAGGCTCCCATGCCCACCTGGCAGAGCAGAAGAGAGGATGGTGGTGGGCGGAAGGCAGGCCGCCAGAGCTGGGGTcgcaagaagaagaagaagtaa
- the FAM98C gene encoding protein FAM98C isoform X8, with translation MEGAEAEAREGAAVARDLQALGYEGFSGATSRGTSCPDFRALCARLAAELATLGALERERGESAEALRAGDGPGAEEGFLRQLAGLLRELRCPDRALCGGDGVAALREPGASLRLLREPGMRKGRPGLRRGGPGAAKWSRGFLCSELQAARLLRLYPRLDPSPAQPCGEESEEGAGMVQELVLTLQALGLPRPTPGTAASRLLWELHDKAQGEAMKAVLIPIREALTPESNVSIAHILAAREDLSRLIPATSKAVRRGTCCAINKVLMGNVPDRGGRPNELEAPMPTWQSRREDGGGRKAGRQSWGRKKKKK, from the exons ATGGAGGGGGCGGAGGCGGAAGCGCGGGAGGGGGCCGCCGTGGCCCGGGACCTGCAGGCCTTGGG GTATGAGGGCTTCTCGGGGGCGACGTCGCGGGGCACCTCGTGTCCGGACTTCAGGGCGCTGTGCGCGCGGCTGGCGGCGGAGCTGGCGACGCTGGGCGCCCTGGAGCGGGAGCGAGGGGAGAGCGCGGAGGCGCTGAGGGCCGGCGACG GCCCCGGCGCCGAGGAGGGATTCCTGCGACAGTTGGCCGGCCTGCTGCGGGAGCTGCGCTGCCCGGACCGCGCGCTCTGCGGCGGAGACGGCGTGGCCGCGCTGCGGGAGCCCGGCGCGAGCCTGCGCCTGCTGCGTGAGCCGGGGATGCGGAAGGGGCGGCCCGGCCTCCGGAGGGGCGGGCCCGGCGCCGCCAAGTGGAGCCGGG GCTTTCTCTGCTCTGAACTCCAGGCTGCCCGCCTCCTCCGTCTCTACCCCCGGCTGGACCCCAGCCCCGCACAGCCCTGTGGGGAAGAGAGCGAGGAGGGAGCTGGCATGGTCCAGGAACTGGTCCTTACCCTCCAAGCTCTGGGGCTGCCCAGACCGACGCCTGGGACCGCCGCCAGCCGGCTGCTGTGGGAGTTGCATGACAAG GCCCAAGGAGAAGCCATGAAGGCAGTGCTGATCCCAATTCGAGAGGCTCTGACCCCAGAATCAAATGTCTCCATCGCACATATCCTGGCTGCCCGAGAGGACCTGTCTCGTCTTATCCCAGCCACCAGCAAGGCTGTCCGCCGAGGGACCTGCTGTGCCATCAACAAG GTGCTTATGGGCAACGTGCCTGACCGGGGGGGCCGTCCAAATGAGCTGGAGGCTCCCATGCCCACCTGGCAGAGCAGAAGAGAGGATGGTGGTGGGCGGAAGGCAGGCCGCCAGAGCTGGGGTcgcaagaagaagaagaagtaa
- the FAM98C gene encoding protein FAM98C isoform X2, with the protein MEGAEAEAREGAAVARDLQALGYEGFSGATSRGTSCPDFRALCARLAAELATLGALERERGESAEALRAGDGPGAEEGFLRQLAGLLRELRCPDRALCGGDGVAALREPGASLRLLREPGMRKGRPGLRRGGPGAAKWSRGFLCSELQAARLLRLYPRLDPSPAQPCGEESEEGAGMVQELVLTLQALGLPRPTPGTAASRLLWELHDKPQTTFSHQISELLPSLPPGFLQPLLSSPLDAPRWALESLCQRLGDQYCSRRCLLLKRLDLTTSSFHWSDRAEAQGEAMKAVLIPIREALTPESNVSIAHILAAREDLSRLIPATSKAVRRGTCCAINKVLMGNVPDRGGRPNELEAPMPTWQSRREDGGGRKAGRQSWGRKKKKK; encoded by the exons ATGGAGGGGGCGGAGGCGGAAGCGCGGGAGGGGGCCGCCGTGGCCCGGGACCTGCAGGCCTTGGG GTATGAGGGCTTCTCGGGGGCGACGTCGCGGGGCACCTCGTGTCCGGACTTCAGGGCGCTGTGCGCGCGGCTGGCGGCGGAGCTGGCGACGCTGGGCGCCCTGGAGCGGGAGCGAGGGGAGAGCGCGGAGGCGCTGAGGGCCGGCGACG GCCCCGGCGCCGAGGAGGGATTCCTGCGACAGTTGGCCGGCCTGCTGCGGGAGCTGCGCTGCCCGGACCGCGCGCTCTGCGGCGGAGACGGCGTGGCCGCGCTGCGGGAGCCCGGCGCGAGCCTGCGCCTGCTGCGTGAGCCGGGGATGCGGAAGGGGCGGCCCGGCCTCCGGAGGGGCGGGCCCGGCGCCGCCAAGTGGAGCCGGG GCTTTCTCTGCTCTGAACTCCAGGCTGCCCGCCTCCTCCGTCTCTACCCCCGGCTGGACCCCAGCCCCGCACAGCCCTGTGGGGAAGAGAGCGAGGAGGGAGCTGGCATGGTCCAGGAACTGGTCCTTACCCTCCAAGCTCTGGGGCTGCCCAGACCGACGCCTGGGACCGCCGCCAGCCGGCTGCTGTGGGAGTTGCATGACAAG CCTCAGACTACCTTCTCCCATCAGATCTCTGAGCTgctgccttccctgcccccagggtTCCTGCAGCCCCTCCTCAGCTCCCCACTGGACGCCCCCAGATGG GCATTGGAGTCTCTGTGCCAAAGGCTGGGAGATCAGTACTGCTCTCGCCGCTGCCTGCTCCTGAAGCGCCTGGACCTCACGACATCTTCTTTCCACTGGAGTGATAGGGCAGAG GCCCAAGGAGAAGCCATGAAGGCAGTGCTGATCCCAATTCGAGAGGCTCTGACCCCAGAATCAAATGTCTCCATCGCACATATCCTGGCTGCCCGAGAGGACCTGTCTCGTCTTATCCCAGCCACCAGCAAGGCTGTCCGCCGAGGGACCTGCTGTGCCATCAACAAG GTGCTTATGGGCAACGTGCCTGACCGGGGGGGCCGTCCAAATGAGCTGGAGGCTCCCATGCCCACCTGGCAGAGCAGAAGAGAGGATGGTGGTGGGCGGAAGGCAGGCCGCCAGAGCTGGGGTcgcaagaagaagaagaagtaa
- the FAM98C gene encoding protein FAM98C isoform X1, with amino-acid sequence MEGAEAEAREGAAVARDLQALGYEGFSGATSRGTSCPDFRALCARLAAELATLGALERERGESAEALRAGDGPGAEEGFLRQLAGLLRELRCPDRALCGGDGVAALREPGASLRLLREPGMRKGRPGLRRGGPGAAKWSRGFLCSELQAARLLRLYPRLDPSPAQPCGEESEEGAGMVQELVLTLQALGLPRPTPGTAASRLLWELHDKPQTTFSHQISELLPSLPPGFLQPLLSSPLDAPRWEALESLCQRLGDQYCSRRCLLLKRLDLTTSSFHWSDRAEAQGEAMKAVLIPIREALTPESNVSIAHILAAREDLSRLIPATSKAVRRGTCCAINKVLMGNVPDRGGRPNELEAPMPTWQSRREDGGGRKAGRQSWGRKKKKK; translated from the exons ATGGAGGGGGCGGAGGCGGAAGCGCGGGAGGGGGCCGCCGTGGCCCGGGACCTGCAGGCCTTGGG GTATGAGGGCTTCTCGGGGGCGACGTCGCGGGGCACCTCGTGTCCGGACTTCAGGGCGCTGTGCGCGCGGCTGGCGGCGGAGCTGGCGACGCTGGGCGCCCTGGAGCGGGAGCGAGGGGAGAGCGCGGAGGCGCTGAGGGCCGGCGACG GCCCCGGCGCCGAGGAGGGATTCCTGCGACAGTTGGCCGGCCTGCTGCGGGAGCTGCGCTGCCCGGACCGCGCGCTCTGCGGCGGAGACGGCGTGGCCGCGCTGCGGGAGCCCGGCGCGAGCCTGCGCCTGCTGCGTGAGCCGGGGATGCGGAAGGGGCGGCCCGGCCTCCGGAGGGGCGGGCCCGGCGCCGCCAAGTGGAGCCGGG GCTTTCTCTGCTCTGAACTCCAGGCTGCCCGCCTCCTCCGTCTCTACCCCCGGCTGGACCCCAGCCCCGCACAGCCCTGTGGGGAAGAGAGCGAGGAGGGAGCTGGCATGGTCCAGGAACTGGTCCTTACCCTCCAAGCTCTGGGGCTGCCCAGACCGACGCCTGGGACCGCCGCCAGCCGGCTGCTGTGGGAGTTGCATGACAAG CCTCAGACTACCTTCTCCCATCAGATCTCTGAGCTgctgccttccctgcccccagggtTCCTGCAGCCCCTCCTCAGCTCCCCACTGGACGCCCCCAGATGG GAGGCATTGGAGTCTCTGTGCCAAAGGCTGGGAGATCAGTACTGCTCTCGCCGCTGCCTGCTCCTGAAGCGCCTGGACCTCACGACATCTTCTTTCCACTGGAGTGATAGGGCAGAG GCCCAAGGAGAAGCCATGAAGGCAGTGCTGATCCCAATTCGAGAGGCTCTGACCCCAGAATCAAATGTCTCCATCGCACATATCCTGGCTGCCCGAGAGGACCTGTCTCGTCTTATCCCAGCCACCAGCAAGGCTGTCCGCCGAGGGACCTGCTGTGCCATCAACAAG GTGCTTATGGGCAACGTGCCTGACCGGGGGGGCCGTCCAAATGAGCTGGAGGCTCCCATGCCCACCTGGCAGAGCAGAAGAGAGGATGGTGGTGGGCGGAAGGCAGGCCGCCAGAGCTGGGGTcgcaagaagaagaagaagtaa
- the FAM98C gene encoding protein FAM98C isoform X10, whose protein sequence is MEGAEAEAREGAAVARDLQALGYEGFSGATSRGTSCPDFRALCARLAAELATLGALERERGESAEALRAGDGPGAEEGFLRQLAGLLRELRCPDRALCGGDGVAALREPGASLRLLREPGMRKGRPGLRRGGPGAAKWSRGFLCSELQAARLLRLYPRLDPSPAQPCGEESEEGAGMVQELVLTLQALGLPRPTPGTAASRLLWELHDKPQTTFSHQISELLPSLPPGFLQPLLSSPLDAPRWALESLCQRLGDQYCSRRCLLLKRLDLTTSSFHWSDRAEVPKEKP, encoded by the exons ATGGAGGGGGCGGAGGCGGAAGCGCGGGAGGGGGCCGCCGTGGCCCGGGACCTGCAGGCCTTGGG GTATGAGGGCTTCTCGGGGGCGACGTCGCGGGGCACCTCGTGTCCGGACTTCAGGGCGCTGTGCGCGCGGCTGGCGGCGGAGCTGGCGACGCTGGGCGCCCTGGAGCGGGAGCGAGGGGAGAGCGCGGAGGCGCTGAGGGCCGGCGACG GCCCCGGCGCCGAGGAGGGATTCCTGCGACAGTTGGCCGGCCTGCTGCGGGAGCTGCGCTGCCCGGACCGCGCGCTCTGCGGCGGAGACGGCGTGGCCGCGCTGCGGGAGCCCGGCGCGAGCCTGCGCCTGCTGCGTGAGCCGGGGATGCGGAAGGGGCGGCCCGGCCTCCGGAGGGGCGGGCCCGGCGCCGCCAAGTGGAGCCGGG GCTTTCTCTGCTCTGAACTCCAGGCTGCCCGCCTCCTCCGTCTCTACCCCCGGCTGGACCCCAGCCCCGCACAGCCCTGTGGGGAAGAGAGCGAGGAGGGAGCTGGCATGGTCCAGGAACTGGTCCTTACCCTCCAAGCTCTGGGGCTGCCCAGACCGACGCCTGGGACCGCCGCCAGCCGGCTGCTGTGGGAGTTGCATGACAAG CCTCAGACTACCTTCTCCCATCAGATCTCTGAGCTgctgccttccctgcccccagggtTCCTGCAGCCCCTCCTCAGCTCCCCACTGGACGCCCCCAGATGG GCATTGGAGTCTCTGTGCCAAAGGCTGGGAGATCAGTACTGCTCTCGCCGCTGCCTGCTCCTGAAGCGCCTGGACCTCACGACATCTTCTTTCCACTGGAGTGATAGGGCAGAGGT GCCCAAGGAGAAGCCATGA
- the FAM98C gene encoding protein FAM98C isoform X9 has translation MEGAEAEAREGAAVARDLQALGYEGFSGATSRGTSCPDFRALCARLAAELATLGALERERGESAEALRAGDGPGAEEGFLRQLAGLLRELRCPDRALCGGDGVAALREPGASLRLLREPGMRKGRPGLRRGGPGAAKWSRGFLCSELQAARLLRLYPRLDPSPAQPCGEESEEGAGMVQELVLTLQALGLPRPTPGTAASRLLWELHDKPQTTFSHQISELLPSLPPGFLQPLLSSPLDAPRWEALESLCQRLGDQYCSRRCLLLKRLDLTTSSFHWSDRAEVPKEKP, from the exons ATGGAGGGGGCGGAGGCGGAAGCGCGGGAGGGGGCCGCCGTGGCCCGGGACCTGCAGGCCTTGGG GTATGAGGGCTTCTCGGGGGCGACGTCGCGGGGCACCTCGTGTCCGGACTTCAGGGCGCTGTGCGCGCGGCTGGCGGCGGAGCTGGCGACGCTGGGCGCCCTGGAGCGGGAGCGAGGGGAGAGCGCGGAGGCGCTGAGGGCCGGCGACG GCCCCGGCGCCGAGGAGGGATTCCTGCGACAGTTGGCCGGCCTGCTGCGGGAGCTGCGCTGCCCGGACCGCGCGCTCTGCGGCGGAGACGGCGTGGCCGCGCTGCGGGAGCCCGGCGCGAGCCTGCGCCTGCTGCGTGAGCCGGGGATGCGGAAGGGGCGGCCCGGCCTCCGGAGGGGCGGGCCCGGCGCCGCCAAGTGGAGCCGGG GCTTTCTCTGCTCTGAACTCCAGGCTGCCCGCCTCCTCCGTCTCTACCCCCGGCTGGACCCCAGCCCCGCACAGCCCTGTGGGGAAGAGAGCGAGGAGGGAGCTGGCATGGTCCAGGAACTGGTCCTTACCCTCCAAGCTCTGGGGCTGCCCAGACCGACGCCTGGGACCGCCGCCAGCCGGCTGCTGTGGGAGTTGCATGACAAG CCTCAGACTACCTTCTCCCATCAGATCTCTGAGCTgctgccttccctgcccccagggtTCCTGCAGCCCCTCCTCAGCTCCCCACTGGACGCCCCCAGATGG GAGGCATTGGAGTCTCTGTGCCAAAGGCTGGGAGATCAGTACTGCTCTCGCCGCTGCCTGCTCCTGAAGCGCCTGGACCTCACGACATCTTCTTTCCACTGGAGTGATAGGGCAGAGGT GCCCAAGGAGAAGCCATGA